From Halococcus hamelinensis 100A6, one genomic window encodes:
- a CDS encoding nucleoside phosphorylase — MAKQPHLLVEPGDLHEIVLLPGDPDRVDRIAGHCEDGELITHNREYKIINATYEGTPVTICSTGVGCPSAAVAIEELANVGVETFIRVGTIGGLQADIEVGDVIVATGAAKDEGTTRRYEADTVPAVPDFDVLSSLVTAAESREEPVHVGPIASDDAFYAETDEYVDAWEAAGLLGVEMEAAAVFSLARRKGLRAGAICTVDGNLVAGAQKGETEDDEELPEKAKNNVARAIDIALDGAVSL, encoded by the coding sequence ATGGCAAAACAGCCACACCTACTCGTCGAACCCGGCGACCTCCACGAGATCGTGCTCCTCCCCGGCGACCCCGACCGCGTCGACCGGATCGCGGGCCACTGTGAGGACGGCGAACTCATCACCCACAATCGGGAGTACAAGATCATCAACGCGACCTACGAGGGAACGCCAGTCACGATCTGCTCGACCGGGGTGGGCTGTCCGTCGGCGGCGGTGGCCATCGAGGAACTCGCGAACGTCGGCGTGGAGACGTTCATTCGGGTGGGGACCATCGGGGGGCTCCAGGCCGACATCGAGGTCGGCGACGTGATCGTGGCGACCGGCGCGGCGAAGGACGAGGGTACCACGCGGCGCTACGAGGCCGACACGGTCCCGGCCGTCCCGGATTTCGACGTGCTGTCGAGCCTCGTGACGGCGGCCGAGAGCCGCGAGGAGCCCGTCCACGTCGGGCCGATCGCCTCGGACGACGCCTTCTACGCCGAGACGGACGAGTACGTGGACGCGTGGGAGGCGGCGGGGTTGCTGGGCGTCGAGATGGAGGCCGCGGCGGTGTTCTCGCTCGCGCGCCGGAAGGGGCTCCGGGCGGGGGCGATCTGCACGGTGGATGGGAACCTCGTCGCGGGCGCACAGAAGGGCGAGACCGAGGACGACGAGGAACTGCCCGAGAAGGCGAAGAACAACGTCGCGCGCGCCATCGACATCGCGCTCGACGGTGCCGTCTCGCTCTGA